DNA from Agarilytica rhodophyticola:
ATCGCAAACAGCCCATATACTAAAATAATCTGTAGTTTTTACATTCGATAATTCGGTAGTTCTCTTGATTGTCTGGTGATCAAACTACTAATAAATAGGGCTGCAAGTCATTGCAGCCCATGACTATCTCAATTCTTAATACGTTACCAGACTGCTTAAGCACTCACGGTCTCATCGACCACCGTCTCTTGCTTTTTGACAACCAGCTCAAAGGCAATACGCCTCTTTGTCTGATCTACGGATTTAATTTTAATCTCGACACTTTTGCCTAAATAATACAATTCCTTATCCACAGTTAAGGTCATGCGCTTAGCGTCGTATTTTTTTTCTTTATCCTTGCCAAACAAGATGAAACCCTCAATGCCATTATCATCAAGTTTAACGCCGAAACCGTGTTGGGTGACAATACGAATAGTACCGCGTGCCTGTTGGCCTATTTGTTTCTTTGTATATTCTAAAAGTAGCCATTGATAAAGTTCACGATCTGCTTGTTTACCATTTTGTAGGGTTTCTGAAAGTTTCTCTAAATCTCTCTCAGAAAGCTTTTTAACTGACTTTTGGTGGATAATATGTTGAAGACACCAGTGGTTATAAAGATCCGCAAAACGTCTTATCGGTGAAGTTAAGGTACTGTAAATAGGCAGGCCCATGCCTAAATGAGGGGCCTTTGTGGCACTCAACTCGGAACTTACCATCATTCGCCGTAAGGCCAAACTGAGATTTGGCGCTTCGCCTTTGCTATCTAATGTGCTGAAAAGTTTTACTTGCTCTTCGAGAGTGTTGAGATCATCGTGAACAATGTTTTCTTCTTTTAATAGCGCTTTGACTTCGCCTAGACGATCTGGACGGAATCCAGGGTGAACCACAAACAGGCCAGTATTATGCTGCGAAAGTAGTTCTGCGCCACAGATATTCGTAGCCAACATCGCTTCTTCGACAATCTGATGTGCTGCATTTCTTGGCCGTGCCTTGATTTCTTGAATATGACCTTGTTCGTCGAATTGGTAGTCATAATCTATTTGGTCTTGTACTACCAAAAAATGTCGCTCACGATATTGGCGTCTTATTACAGAAAGGTCATGTAACTGTTTGAGTATGACCTTGCATTCTTCGGGCACTGAATCCTGGTCGCTTTCAATAAAGGCGCCAACGTCTTCATAGCTAAGCTTGTGTTTAGATTCAATATAAGCGAACTCGAAGTTTGAACTAAGCACTTCTCCGTCTTGATTGAATTCAATATGGCACACTAACGCGGGACGCTTTTTCTGAGGCTCCAAAGAAAAGCAGTGATGGCTCAGCTGAATAGGGAACATCGGCACTAGGCCACCGGGCAAATATACGGTTTGTCCATTTTTTAAGCTGGCATTCGCGAGCGGCGAATTTTGAGGAATAAAACTCGATGGATCAGCAATGGCCACGTGCAGTAAAGAAACATTGTGACCTTCTCGCTCTACAGATTCGATGGCGATGGCATCATCCATATCTTTAGTATTGGCCGCATCGATAGTGACAAAAGGTAGATGACTCAAGTCGGAGCGATTATCAAGATCAAGGTCACTAAACTGCTTTTCAACAGCCTTAGTTTGATTATTTTGGGCCTTATCTTCAGGCTGATTGAGATTATATTTGGCCTTTGTGTACTTCAATTCAAAGCGCGCTTCGTCATCGCGTCCCACCCGCTCGACGATTTTTGCCGAAGGTTTACCTTCGCGGAAGGGGTGTTGTAGCATCTTAGCCACCACATAGTCCCCTTCCTTACATTTGCTGCGAGATTTTGGCGGCAGAAAAATCCAACGACTCGATTGGATGCCTGAAGGCTCAACAAAGTGTGCGTTGCCTTTAACACGATAGCGTCCGATAAAGCGGTCAAGAGCCGGCGTCAGTAGTTTTTCTAAATCAGCCTCCAGTTTATCTTTATCGTTTTTCTTGAGGCTAACATGGACGATATCGCCCGGTATTACTCTCTGCATTTTGTCAGGCGAAAGAAAAGCATCCCGTCCGTCGTCTAATCTGACAAAACCGAACCGGCCGTTACTGCCGACGACAGTACCACTGCCATATTCTTTTGACGCTTGAATGTCTTTTTTTAGCTGTGAGAGTTGGCTTATTGCATCGTTGTTGAGCATTCTTGTGAACCTTGAAAACTAAAGCGCGCGATTCTAGCAGAAAACTGAACCGTCTTGGGATGGTTATACACAAACTTTAACCGTAAAATTTACTCGAAAATGAAAAATCCTCCTATTAATACCCGAATTCCTCGTATCGTGCACAGTTTTATTCACCTTTATTTTTACTGCTTAACGTATAAAGTTTTGAGATGAATTGTTTGCCAGTGCTGAATTATGCTTGGCATATAGAGGTTTGCTTGGCGCGAAAGGTAACCTCTTAGGTTTAGGCTAGCGATACCGCGGCCTCGCCTATTGCCAATTGGCGCTAGAGCTTATTTTTCGATAAGTATATACTTTTATCTAGTTTTATCCCGGTCATAGTGGCTATTACTTATACATTATTTTCACTTACACATAATAGATACTTGCACATAGCCGTGGCTATTGCTCAACACCATATGGAGTCAAACATATATGAGTGATCTCATACATATAATAAATAAAAAAACTTTTACCCTCATAGCATCTTTCATCATGAGCATATGCTGCCTTTCTGCTTATGCGGATAAAGTACCTGAGGATGCCGCCAAGGTTTGTCCGATTAAAGTAGGGCAAGAGATACCTAAGGTGACACTTCAAGGTATTGATGGTAAGAATGTTGATTTAGCCGCTAAAATAGGCGAAAAGCCCACTGTATTAGTGTTTTATCGCGGTGGTTGGTGTCCCTATTGCAACGTGCATTTGGGAGAGTTGAAAACCATAGAGAGTGATTTAAAAGCAATGGGCTATCAAATCGTGGCGATTAGCCCCGATTTACCCAAGAACCTCAAGCAAAGCATGGATAAAAATGAGATCAGCTATACGTTACTATCGGATTCCAAGGCCACAGCTGTTAAAGCTATGGGCTTAGCCTTCAAAGTGGATGCTGAAACGTATAAAAAGTATCTGGGTTACAATATCGACCTAGAGGAAGCGTCTGGTGAAAAACATCATATCTTACCTGTGCCGGCAGCACTTATTACCGATACTTCAGGTAAAGTGCGTTTCTCTTTTCACAGTCCCGATTACAAGGTGCGTATCGATACCGACGTGCTGTTAGCAGCAGCAAAATCGGCTCTTAAGTAGTTTTACCCACGCTATTTAAAAATCAAGCAAAATAAAGGCTGTATTTGGCCTTTTATTTTGCTTCATCTATACTTCTCGTCCTCATAAGCACTTTGTCCTTGCTATCTTAAAAAACTAAATATCAATAATCTCTATGTTTCATATCGCCTTGTATGAGCCTCAAATTGCCCCTAATACCGGCAACATTATCCGACTTATTGCCAACAATGGTTGCCATTTACATCTGATAGAGCCTCTAGGTTTCGATCTCGATGAGAAAAAAGTGAGGAGGGCTGGACTTGATTATCGTGATTTAGCCAATGTCAGCCGTCACCAGAATTATCAGGCTTTTCTTAAAGCAGTAGAGGGTCGAAGGATCTTTGCATGTACTACCAAAGGGACCCGGTCTCACGATAAAGCGGGCTTTCAAGTAGGAGATGTCCTATTGTTTGGTTCGGAAACCGCCGGCTTGCCGCCTGCAGTTATGGACAGTTTTAATCCGCAGGATCGCTTACGCATCCCTATGTTAGAAAACAACCGCAGTATGAACTTATCTAATGCGGTCGCTATTATTAGTTATGAAGCGTGGCGGCAAAATAACTTCGAAGGTGGTTTTTAGATA
Protein-coding regions in this window:
- a CDS encoding VacB/RNase II family 3'-5' exoribonuclease, giving the protein MLNNDAISQLSQLKKDIQASKEYGSGTVVGSNGRFGFVRLDDGRDAFLSPDKMQRVIPGDIVHVSLKKNDKDKLEADLEKLLTPALDRFIGRYRVKGNAHFVEPSGIQSSRWIFLPPKSRSKCKEGDYVVAKMLQHPFREGKPSAKIVERVGRDDEARFELKYTKAKYNLNQPEDKAQNNQTKAVEKQFSDLDLDNRSDLSHLPFVTIDAANTKDMDDAIAIESVEREGHNVSLLHVAIADPSSFIPQNSPLANASLKNGQTVYLPGGLVPMFPIQLSHHCFSLEPQKKRPALVCHIEFNQDGEVLSSNFEFAYIESKHKLSYEDVGAFIESDQDSVPEECKVILKQLHDLSVIRRQYRERHFLVVQDQIDYDYQFDEQGHIQEIKARPRNAAHQIVEEAMLATNICGAELLSQHNTGLFVVHPGFRPDRLGEVKALLKEENIVHDDLNTLEEQVKLFSTLDSKGEAPNLSLALRRMMVSSELSATKAPHLGMGLPIYSTLTSPIRRFADLYNHWCLQHIIHQKSVKKLSERDLEKLSETLQNGKQADRELYQWLLLEYTKKQIGQQARGTIRIVTQHGFGVKLDDNGIEGFILFGKDKEKKYDAKRMTLTVDKELYYLGKSVEIKIKSVDQTKRRIAFELVVKKQETVVDETVSA
- a CDS encoding tRNA (cytidine(34)-2'-O)-methyltransferase — encoded protein: MFHIALYEPQIAPNTGNIIRLIANNGCHLHLIEPLGFDLDEKKVRRAGLDYRDLANVSRHQNYQAFLKAVEGRRIFACTTKGTRSHDKAGFQVGDVLLFGSETAGLPPAVMDSFNPQDRLRIPMLENNRSMNLSNAVAIISYEAWRQNNFEGGF
- a CDS encoding peroxiredoxin-like family protein, which gives rise to MSICCLSAYADKVPEDAAKVCPIKVGQEIPKVTLQGIDGKNVDLAAKIGEKPTVLVFYRGGWCPYCNVHLGELKTIESDLKAMGYQIVAISPDLPKNLKQSMDKNEISYTLLSDSKATAVKAMGLAFKVDAETYKKYLGYNIDLEEASGEKHHILPVPAALITDTSGKVRFSFHSPDYKVRIDTDVLLAAAKSALK